One genomic region from Sorangium aterium encodes:
- a CDS encoding recombinase family protein, whose amino-acid sequence MSQRAALYARVSTARQEQEQTVASQLEALENAATAMGLTVPAERRYIDDGISGARLDRPGLDALRDAAADGLIDVVLVHAPDRLARNYVHQVVLVEELTNRGVHVHFVECPATERAEDRLLVQMQGIIAEYERAKIMERTRRGRIHKLRAGQMLPYSSVARYGYAIERSADGLRRTVVIDEVEAQHVRAMYRWVREEDLSSRAVARRLNAQGIRPRRAARWTEGRVYGVLTDPTYTGMATYGRRMSVEPARPKKPGSYRKHLKSSSRFRPKQEWLIIPVPSIVDEKEQAEVRAILAKHRWQAPRHLKHDYLLRSLVVCGECGWRMEGHRQAPRSGVPYEYFYYGCRRRLAEVRGHDKRCKAKYIRRDELDAVVWDALVSWIQSPEMLLQEVEAWRSSRAGEDQSRRDRARLESAERKLQTQVERLVDAYQAGAISVEELKARRDRLDAEQRAVRVRIEEIAAQDQDRTRLNQLADDLTAFAATLREGLDKLDFAGRQRLVRLLIERVVVTGDHVAIEHAIPLSGRFSALRSQDRCPRVPNLQGADEARRHGH is encoded by the coding sequence ATGAGCCAACGAGCCGCCCTCTATGCGCGCGTCTCGACGGCGCGGCAGGAACAGGAGCAAACGGTGGCGTCGCAGCTCGAAGCGCTCGAGAACGCAGCGACCGCCATGGGGCTCACGGTGCCGGCAGAGCGACGGTACATCGATGACGGCATCAGTGGCGCTCGCCTCGATCGGCCGGGATTGGACGCGTTGCGCGACGCAGCGGCCGATGGGCTGATCGACGTGGTGCTCGTACATGCTCCCGATCGGCTCGCGCGCAACTACGTGCATCAGGTTGTGCTGGTCGAGGAGCTGACGAACCGCGGAGTCCACGTGCACTTCGTCGAATGCCCCGCGACCGAGCGTGCCGAGGACCGCCTGCTCGTGCAGATGCAGGGCATCATCGCCGAGTATGAGCGCGCGAAGATCATGGAGCGCACGCGCCGCGGTCGTATTCACAAACTGCGTGCCGGGCAGATGCTGCCTTACAGCTCTGTCGCACGCTATGGCTATGCCATCGAACGCTCTGCCGATGGGCTGCGGCGCACGGTCGTCATCGACGAGGTCGAAGCCCAGCATGTACGGGCGATGTACCGGTGGGTGCGCGAGGAGGATCTCAGCTCACGCGCCGTCGCCAGGCGACTGAACGCACAGGGGATACGTCCTCGCAGGGCGGCGCGGTGGACCGAGGGCCGCGTCTATGGGGTGCTGACCGACCCCACCTATACTGGCATGGCGACCTACGGTCGTCGGATGTCGGTCGAACCGGCACGACCGAAAAAGCCGGGTTCCTACCGAAAGCACCTCAAGAGCTCCAGCCGCTTCCGTCCCAAGCAGGAGTGGCTCATCATTCCGGTCCCTTCGATCGTTGACGAAAAGGAGCAAGCCGAGGTCCGCGCGATCCTCGCGAAGCACCGGTGGCAGGCGCCGCGGCACCTCAAGCACGACTACCTTCTCCGGTCGCTCGTCGTCTGCGGTGAATGCGGGTGGCGCATGGAGGGCCATCGACAGGCCCCGCGGTCCGGCGTGCCCTACGAGTACTTCTATTATGGATGCCGACGCCGCCTCGCCGAAGTGCGCGGCCATGACAAGCGGTGCAAAGCCAAGTACATCCGTCGCGACGAGCTCGATGCGGTGGTATGGGACGCGCTGGTATCGTGGATTCAGTCCCCGGAGATGCTGCTGCAAGAGGTTGAGGCATGGCGTTCGAGCCGCGCGGGAGAGGACCAGAGTCGCCGTGACCGTGCCCGTCTCGAGAGCGCCGAGCGCAAGCTCCAGACTCAAGTCGAACGGCTGGTCGACGCCTATCAGGCCGGCGCGATATCCGTCGAGGAGCTCAAGGCGCGGCGCGATCGCCTCGATGCCGAGCAGCGCGCGGTGCGCGTTCGCATCGAGGAGATCGCGGCCCAGGACCAGGACCGAACTCGGCTCAATCAGCTGGCCGACGACCTGACGGCCTTTGCGGCGACGCTGCGGGAAGGACTGGATAAGCTGGACTTTGCAGGGCGGCAACGCCTCGTCCGGCTGCTGATCGAGCGTGTCGTCGTGACAGGCGACCACGTCGCTATCGAGCACGCGATCCCGCTCTCCGGCCGGTTTTCGGCTTTACGTTCGCAGGATCGATGTCCTCGAGTGCCCAACTTGCAAGGGGCGGATGAAGCTCGTCGCCATGGTCACTGA
- a CDS encoding transposase, which translates to MCLRRLGTRAAPHVVAPRWLRGLSSYCPSALAYDKPLCAALDGFTLHAATRAGAHHAAAREALLRYVLRPPIANERVEPQQDGLVRLSRRRAFADGTVAVDMDPLSALCRLAASVPPPRFHTVKYAGVLASASRPRWRASASDRALRSQKCLRRRTMTSLRNASVAAIDRGPSSCAAHLRSTSCERKA; encoded by the coding sequence CTGTGCCTCCGCCGTCTCGGGACGAGAGCCGCGCCACACGTCGTCGCCCCGCGATGGCTCCGCGGGCTCTCGTCGTATTGTCCGAGCGCGCTCGCGTACGACAAGCCGCTGTGCGCTGCGCTCGATGGCTTCACCTTGCACGCAGCGACGCGCGCTGGTGCGCACCATGCCGCGGCGAGGGAGGCGCTGCTGCGTTACGTGCTGCGACCCCCGATCGCAAACGAGCGCGTCGAGCCGCAGCAGGACGGCCTGGTGCGGCTGTCGCGGAGGCGCGCCTTCGCTGACGGGACTGTCGCGGTGGACATGGATCCGCTCTCGGCCCTGTGCCGTCTCGCGGCCAGCGTTCCGCCGCCGCGCTTTCACACCGTCAAGTACGCTGGCGTGCTCGCCTCGGCAAGTCGCCCACGTTGGCGCGCAAGCGCATCGGACCGCGCCCTGCGAAGCCAGAAGTGCCTACGAAGGCGGACGATGACGTCGCTCCGAAACGCAAGCGTGGCGGCTATCGACCGTGGGCCGAGCTCTTGCGCCGCACATTTGCGATCGACATCCTGCGAACGCAAAGCATGA
- a CDS encoding transposase zinc-binding domain-containing protein has translation MASAARTTGVVYERRRPEKTTLYEIVRDNVETLYGAIDDGAIAVRIPKHAKKELEAYLDCGLLCRGFARLRCERCEESRMVAFICKGRGFCPSCLGRRMCATATNLIEDVLPEVAFRQWVLTFPFPWRRRLAQDGALFGVLTRIFVESVERFYEERAEARAARSRAAR, from the coding sequence GTGGCCAGCGCGGCTCGCACCACGGGCGTCGTCTACGAGCGCCGTCGCCCCGAGAAGACGACGCTCTACGAGATCGTGCGCGACAACGTGGAGACGCTGTACGGGGCTATCGACGACGGCGCCATCGCCGTCCGGATACCCAAGCACGCGAAGAAGGAGCTCGAAGCCTACCTCGACTGCGGGCTGCTCTGCCGCGGGTTCGCGCGGCTCCGGTGCGAGCGCTGCGAAGAGAGTCGGATGGTGGCCTTCATCTGTAAAGGACGCGGTTTCTGCCCGTCGTGTCTGGGCCGACGCATGTGTGCCACGGCGACGAACCTGATCGAGGACGTCCTGCCCGAGGTGGCGTTCCGGCAGTGGGTGTTGACGTTTCCGTTTCCGTGGCGGCGCAGGCTCGCCCAGGACGGGGCGTTGTTCGGCGTGCTGACCCGCATCTTCGTCGAGAGCGTGGAGCGGTTCTACGAAGAGCGCGCCGAGGCGCGTGCGGCGCGGTCAAGAGCGGCGCGGTGA